The nucleotide sequence aaattgccaagaaaatcatggaagcccatgatcgtcaaggccgcggtggccgaatggttagagcgtcggactcaagactgtcacgacggcaatctgagttcgaagggttcgagtcactgaccgccgcgttgtttcccttaggcaaggaacttcacctcgattgcctgcctagccactgggtggccaagccagctcaagtcagtgctggtcccaagcccggataaaataagagagaatgattacctaaaaaggtaacaccggcactctccgtggaaaggaactggggaccctaccacgtactcactccaagagcatcacagcgtgGGGGctgcaattgggtatcatgctgtgaccgcggcggctcagacatgagcctaccgttaaatgatgatgtatgtatgtatgtatgtatgtatgcatgtataccgAGTCATCGTAAACAACGGGACGAATCCATTACATTCTGACGCCTTAGATAACACACAAAAACTAAGAGAGAAATATAACCTACTTACAGCCGCcacacctctccttcctctctaaaCTAGCAACGTGCAACAAACACAGTGATTCTGTCCTATTGCTCAAAGCCTTTTCCTGCAGCCGACCACCGCCAGGAGACGCGACCAGGGAAGGTGTATATGAAGAGGGTATATGAAGCAGGTCTCGGTGTGGTTGCTTTGGGAACCTCGGAAGGTCGATGGAAAGCAAGTCAAGAATCCTCAAGAGAAATACGTAGGAGTAAGAGAAGGCTATAAGGCGGTGAGCGAGGtgcggggagggacgggggatgagaggggttgggggtggggtgagggtggggtggggacggggtgtggggggtggggggagaaaaggggtgtaTGGCAGCGTAAAAGGACTCGATCGTATGTGATGGGTTATGGAGAGTGGAGTGTATAGCGTGTCggtttgtctctgtctatctcttttctctctgtccgtcCTGTCTCTGGCACTCccagtctctgtctctttctctgtccttttttctttctttttctctctttctctcttctctttctctctctctctctctctctctctctctctctctctcctctctctctctctctctctctctctttctctcttcagtcTGCGCTtgtgagagatagatgaatagacagatatatatatatatatatatatatatataatatatatatatatatatatatatatatatatatatatatatagaagagagagagagagatgagaagaagagagaaggagatgtagatagatagatagatagatagatagatagataggcacacacacacacatatatatatatatatatatatatatatatttttatatatatatatatatgtatgtatgtatatatttgtgtgtgtgtgtgtgtgtgtgtgtgtgtgtgtgtatgtgcagtgtgtgtgtgtgtgtgtgtgtgtgttgtgtgtgtgtgtgtgtgtgtgtgtgtgtgtgtgtgtgtgtgtgtgtgtgtgtgtgtgtgtgtgtgtgtgtgtgtgtgtgtgtgtgtgtgtgtgtgtgtgtgtgtgtgtgtgtgtgtgtgtgtgtggcgcgcgcgcgtatgtatataaacatatatattacgtttaagggagacaaataaagagagaaaaaataaataaaacaacaaaggataaaaaaaaatctcaaaatatatatatatcttaacgtCAAACGGGAGCTTTTTAACACTGGCGGTCAATTGTGCGTGAAGAAGCTGTTCCTTAAATGAACGCATACTTCACGCCACAGACGAAAacatataactattttttttctctcttcttcttcttcttcttttctttaaacaatttttttaatgtgaaaaaaTGAACTGATTGTAGggattgatttgtttgtttgtttgtttgcatgcgcGTGCATGAAATACCATTGTGTGTTTGAAGTAAAATAAATCTTGTATCCGCTAGACTTTTAATACAATAAAGAAAGTGTAAATCTAAATATACACAAGATAATATGTGACAAGATAacaatatgtagtaatatataccaAGATATGTAGTAGTATATGACATGTTAACAGTATGTAGTAATATATGACAAGATAACAGTATGTAGTAACAGTTGACAAGATAAGAGTATGTAGTAACAGGTGACAAGATAAGAGCAGGTAGTAATAGATGACAAGATAACAGTATGTAGTATATGAAAGTATCTCCTAAAATGAACAGAAAACGGAGGGGAAACAAGCAACACGACGTTACCACAGGGAAATGCCTAGCGCCCGAGTTCGTTCACCTTGCCATGTAATATGACTCCACGAATTGAGCGTAAAAAGAGATTCCCGGAAGGAAGGgttggaaagaagagagaaaagagtaaaagcaggaagaaggagaagaagaaaaatgcgatttgggctgggaaaaaaaatcaaaggagaaagaaacgatATAGTttaaatgagggaaggagggaacgggaAGACCATTGCAAGTCAAAACAAAATCTAACATTAAAATTTCTTGCGTTatagaaaaggaacagaaaaaaaatatatcacagatAGCAGcattatcaaagtataaagaaTTATACCATACATCTAAACATTAGTATTCACGTCGAAATatgtagagagaggaaagagaaaataatattaagaaaaaaaggaaagataacttTCACGACTCCCGTGGATTTCATCTCTCACAGATTTCATTTCCGCTTGCCTTAGCTTCCAAGTTCCTCGAAAATTATCTTCACGAAGTTGCATTTTCTCTGTGAACTTATTCAAATAAATGGATACTTTTGTTTTACATATTTGTGATTAGTCTGAGGATGTGTATTAAGGTGCCTTTTTTTCTGACCCTTGTTATTCGCACTTCGTTTCTTTCGGATGTTTTATTATTCACAattcagttttgttttttgttgttgtttttttttgacgtTTATTATTCGcacttcatttttccctcttttttctggcGTTTATTATTCGCACTTCAGTCATTTTTCCAGAAGCCTATTATTCGCACTTCAGCCTTTTTTCTGACATTTATTATTCGCACCTTTGTATATTTGAATCAGGATTCGAAACCCGCTTCGTTCGATAAAATGACACAATTGCTTTCTGAAACATTAGCGCTCGAATcgtaagaaagataaaatatattagatgttTAGCCAGTCGGAAAGACGgacatggaaggaaggaagaagggatatatgaatatttatatcacCATTTTGCCGTCGGGCGAATAAAATATGGCACACACCATAAACTCCCCTCCATTTTTCACGTGTCTTTCTGCCAAATTTCTTGTTAGAGAGAAGCTCCGTGAAGCTCATTTCATTGTCTCggatattttgattatcattatcatcgcaataacttttttttttatgtgacaaaaaagagagagaaaaaaaaatggtacacCTTTGCAtcatttggtttatttgtttattaatagtGTTCAGTCATGCGTCTCTTATAAGGGTCAGAATGCCAAAACGTGGCCTTTAATCATCACTGTTGACAATGTTTAATTGTTATAGACGTCGTTTATGTTTTAATAAAGACATTCATTAATGACATGTGAAtgacatcattatttttgtatatttcattattttaattatagttgATTTGTTGAAGTATGATTAgttagtaaaaaattatataaaaaatgtggatCACCTAGTTATGCATTAAAGTTCTAAATCAATATTGATTATTCCCAATGATGAAGTGAAAATTGTAATTTCTAAACTGTGAAAATTAACTGCATATCTAAAAGACCTATCCCTATTGctacagagaaataaagaaaaggaaatagaaaaatattaaaccgagagagagacagaaagggagaaagagagagagagagggggggagagagaaagagaaagggaaaggcaaagggaaagggaaagggaaagagaaagagaaagaaaggaaatggaagggggaaatgaaagaaaaagagaacaagaaagagagagagagagagagagaaagagagagagagagagagagagagagagaagagatataaaatatgatatattcacACCTGTACCAACGCCCAGAAAATGGATCTTTAGTCGATGGGTTTTTGTACGAGAATCCACAAGGAAAAATGATAACCCGGAAATTAAGTTTATTCGGATAAACTGTCGACATAACTTTAGAGGAATTAGGTCAGTAATAGGTAAATAATGACTAAATAATAGGCAAATAATGGGTAATGTATAGTTTTTGGATGACCTTAAATCTGTAGTGACAGtatatctgataaaaaaaagttattgttcATCACTAAAAATCAttaccataaccattatcattgttatcattggaGTTAGTGATGCGAATAGTTTTGTTGCTAGTTGTTGCAATCAAATTATGCATAATCAACCGCCGGATTGCAAGGAATAAATGTGATTATAATCCGAACAGCGTATAGATTATAATGCATACGAAACGCATAAAGTGAACAGACAAATAACAATTTAAATGTTGATTGTGGTATCAAATGGACATGAACTGAATACTGCTAAGCTTCCAAGAGCGACAGGTCATGCGTTAATTAATACTGAATGACGAGTCTACATGAACAGattttttactctctctatcctcgtctctcgattttttttcccaaattatattCCTAGACGTGTAAATTCCTAGACATAACTTTTggcatcagtaaaaaaaaaaaaaaaaaaaaaaaaattgtatttcctCCCCGGATCGCCATATACATTACTCAGCAATcttatatttaaaacacaaatgCCAAAATCTAAACCAGCTTACACCCTTCCACGCTTAAAACTCTAGCGCGCGTGTTTGCATAGCCGGGTTTTATGCCTACAAGCGGGTTATTTTGGACCGAGTATGTCTACTGCCTAAATATGCGGCGAAAAAAAAGGGTCAGAATTTAGCGTTGGGTGGACCAAGCGTTTCCGTTGCGTCACTTGTGGTTCTGAGGGAGATCTGTCTTGCCATTCCTTTGGTATTTCCGCTAACCGTGGCTCTTGCACTGTTGCTGTTTGTGTTATTGGTGTAATTGTTAAGTTGGTGATGTTTGGTCATTTTCATTACCTCCACTCTAACTGGTGTTGGCTTtgtcgttattatcgtcattatcctcgTCATTGGCATCATCGTTTTCGtcacatcatcacaccatcatcatcatcatcatcatcagccccaTCACCATACCCATCATCACAACCGCTATCATCATTCTATcactactatctttattatatatctaaataaccTCAGACATTCACGGTTTTATGCCTAAAGCAACAAATTGAATTTTCACATCGCCCATTAACCTCATAGGCCTCATAGGAAAGAGATACAGAGGCTATGTGTAGCACAGGAATGGGGGCTGGGGTGGGGAGGGCAGTGAAGGGGTTGTGGCAAGGGGAGAGGTGGTAAGGGGctatgaaggggggagggagagcgaaagactATTGGGTGAAAGGGTTAAGAAGAGGCTACAGATAGGGGAGAGGGTAGCAAGGGgcgaaagggtggggagagggggtagagggttaTCACAGGCCTAGGAGGTTAGCGGGGAGGGTGACCATGGTATGGGGAGGGTACACCCGGGATGTGGAGAGCTAAAGGACAATACTGTAGGGAGGGCTAGAGAGCTATaggagggggaaatagagagggggggtagatcCATTAGTgtaaggggtaggggtggggatgaCGAAGAACCATAGGGCAATGCGGGGCGGATGTGCGGCCGATGGAACAGACGAGTGAAAATGGCGCGGGATCTGGAACTCGTCGGAAGCCATTGCGCTTTGTGGGTGCGCCAGACCGTCGTTTAGATTATGGAGGTCTTTGGGAAATGACCGTGTTGGAATTTCCTGCTTGGAATTGGGTTTGTATAAGCCATAGAGGGATAGAAGGCTACGCCGAAGGGTTATTGGGCCACTCGGTGTGTATACGTGGCCGCCAGTTTCTTCCTTTCGCACGCTGTTCTGCCGAGGGAGGTTTCGGCTTTGAGTTAAAAgtactttttaaaaaccttttacggaagattttgtgtattttgtgttccCATGatctgtatatatcttatatatatatttttatacgtgAATTACATAAGCATAACACGTGTATATTcccaaataaatacatgtatatttgtatata is from Penaeus monodon isolate SGIC_2016 chromosome 12, NSTDA_Pmon_1, whole genome shotgun sequence and encodes:
- the LOC119579707 gene encoding receptor-type tyrosine-protein phosphatase H-like encodes the protein MQLREDNFRGTWKLRILDLLSIDLPRFPKQPHRDLLHIPSSYTPSLVASPGGGRLQEKALSNRTESLCLLHVASLERKERCGGYDYNRVVLDPLPDSPDSTTSTLPMSILLKPKAYVATQGPLENTIADFWRMGWQEKTDLL